Proteins encoded together in one Kribbella voronezhensis window:
- a CDS encoding phosphoribosylaminoimidazolecarboxamide formyltransferase has translation MELRYGINPGQDASAVPVVAGEWPMRVVHGEPSFINLLDALNSWQLVREASQSLGKPAAASFKHVSPAGAAVAGPVDEVAAGLYGVDSGSVGELTSAYLRARDADPKSSYGDFAAVSHPVDGELAEVLGGLVCDGIIAPGYEPGTVERLGRKKKGRFLVIEADQEYVPPREEAREVYGVRLTQERSQLPQLVANQMSQGAVHDLQLGMAVSRFTQSNSVCYVRGGMTIGIGAGQQSRVDCTRLAGAKADIWWLRRHPAIRGLVFRDDLKRQERINWQIRWCEGDLTTQEIERLKLDLVEPPQEVERAEWLQKLDDVAFVSDGALPFRDNVDHAQRHGVRYIAEPGGSIRSDEVAQACAEYGITLTHTTGRLFHH, from the coding sequence ATGGAATTGCGGTATGGAATCAACCCCGGGCAGGACGCGAGTGCGGTGCCGGTGGTGGCTGGTGAGTGGCCGATGCGAGTGGTGCACGGGGAGCCGTCGTTCATCAACCTGCTTGATGCGTTGAACAGTTGGCAGTTGGTGCGGGAAGCGAGTCAGAGCCTGGGGAAGCCGGCGGCGGCGTCCTTCAAGCACGTGTCTCCTGCCGGCGCGGCTGTTGCGGGACCTGTCGATGAGGTTGCCGCTGGACTGTACGGCGTGGACAGCGGCAGCGTCGGTGAGCTCACCAGTGCGTACCTTCGCGCCCGGGATGCCGACCCGAAGTCGTCGTACGGGGACTTCGCCGCGGTGTCGCATCCGGTGGATGGTGAGCTGGCCGAGGTGTTGGGCGGGCTCGTGTGCGACGGCATCATCGCGCCCGGGTACGAGCCGGGCACGGTCGAGCGGCTCGGCAGGAAGAAGAAGGGGCGATTCTTGGTCATCGAGGCTGACCAGGAGTACGTGCCGCCGCGAGAAGAGGCGCGTGAGGTGTACGGCGTACGCCTGACCCAGGAGCGATCTCAGCTCCCCCAGCTCGTGGCCAACCAGATGTCTCAAGGGGCCGTGCACGATCTCCAGTTGGGGATGGCGGTCTCGCGGTTCACGCAGTCCAACTCGGTTTGCTATGTGCGCGGCGGCATGACGATCGGGATCGGTGCCGGGCAGCAGTCGCGAGTGGACTGCACTCGGTTGGCCGGAGCGAAGGCCGACATCTGGTGGCTCAGGCGGCATCCGGCGATCCGCGGCCTGGTGTTCCGGGACGACCTGAAGCGGCAGGAGCGGATCAACTGGCAGATCCGGTGGTGCGAAGGCGACCTCACGACCCAGGAGATCGAGCGGCTCAAGCTGGACCTGGTCGAGCCGCCGCAAGAAGTCGAGCGCGCGGAGTGGCTGCAGAAGCTCGATGACGTCGCCTTCGTGTCCGACGGAGCCTTGCCGTTCCGGGACAACGTCGATCACGCACAGCGGCACGGGGTTCGGTACATCGCCGAGCCGGGTGGATCGATCCGGTCGGACGAGGTGGCGCAGGCGTGCGCGGAGTACGGGATCACGCTCACCCACACCACCGGCAGACTGTTCCACCACTGA
- a CDS encoding dihydrofolate reductase family protein has product MSVSYTFDIFSSLDGYSNSKTFGGYFGKQGPELLEHRFNQYGEQQRLVLGANTYRGMSSMLASASADSEVWDPWVTRMRNLPTTVVSNTLDAPLDWDATILNGDAVEAIARLKKESDVPLRSHGSLTLNRALLAAGLVDRVQVTLFPVITGHSGLGRIFDDAAAFDLELIETRTLDNHTQELIYRPTLHP; this is encoded by the coding sequence ATGAGTGTCAGCTACACGTTCGACATCTTTTCCAGCCTCGACGGCTACTCCAACAGCAAGACATTCGGTGGGTACTTCGGCAAGCAGGGTCCGGAGCTGCTCGAACACCGCTTCAACCAGTACGGCGAACAGCAGCGGCTCGTTCTCGGAGCCAACACCTACCGGGGAATGTCGTCGATGCTCGCCTCGGCCTCCGCGGACTCCGAGGTGTGGGATCCGTGGGTCACCCGGATGCGGAACCTGCCGACGACGGTGGTGTCGAACACCCTCGACGCACCGCTCGACTGGGACGCGACCATCCTGAACGGTGACGCCGTCGAGGCCATCGCCCGGCTCAAGAAGGAGTCCGACGTGCCGCTGCGCTCGCACGGCAGCCTGACGCTGAACCGCGCCCTGCTCGCCGCGGGACTGGTCGACCGCGTACAGGTCACGCTCTTTCCCGTGATCACCGGTCACAGCGGCTTGGGCCGGATCTTCGACGACGCGGCCGCCTTCGACCTGGAACTGATCGAGACACGCACCCTCGACAACCACACCCAAGAACTCATCTACCGGCCCACCCTGCACCCCTGA
- a CDS encoding pyridoxamine 5'-phosphate oxidase family protein yields the protein MGSEELAKHLIDSNRYMVLGTVDPDGRPRVSPVYFAPDGYSLMYWVSSVESHHSRNIAERPEVSMVVFDSAAEIGRGQAVYLIARAEVVPDEELESCLDTVTWTRFPGLRQFDAAELREPELWRLYRAQVSEHSIHVPGRDPEYGTGTDRRMTVTLD from the coding sequence ATGGGATCTGAGGAGTTGGCCAAGCACTTGATCGACAGCAATCGGTACATGGTTCTCGGGACTGTGGATCCGGACGGGCGTCCACGGGTGTCGCCGGTGTACTTCGCGCCGGACGGCTACTCGTTGATGTACTGGGTGTCGTCGGTCGAGTCGCATCACTCGCGGAACATCGCCGAGCGGCCAGAGGTCAGCATGGTGGTGTTCGACTCGGCCGCGGAGATCGGGCGTGGGCAGGCGGTCTATTTGATCGCCCGCGCCGAGGTGGTCCCGGACGAGGAGTTGGAGAGCTGTCTCGACACCGTGACCTGGACACGGTTCCCGGGACTCAGGCAGTTCGACGCCGCGGAGCTCCGTGAACCGGAGCTGTGGCGGCTGTACCGGGCGCAGGTCAGCGAGCACTCGATCCACGTCCCCGGCCGAGACCCGGAGTACGGCACAGGCACCGACCGGCGAATGACAGTGACCCTCGATTAG
- the dprA gene encoding DNA-processing protein DprA, translating to MVEPGDPAALEAFDGLSAREVWDLLRTGAPRVERWANRLANTDPERDLARVRAVGGRFVIPGDDEWPEQVEVLADAGQQSRRGGVPYGLWVRGPGNLREALAKSVAIVGSRACSSYGEHAAAELAAGLADNEVTVVSGGAYGIDAAAHRGALAGSGMTIAVLACGVDVCYPKRNTALFDRIATEGLIVSELPPGCSPTKLRFLARNRLIAASTLGTLVVEAAVRSGALNSAGWAEQCGRAVLAVPGPITSRMSEGAHLLVRERNAVLVTSIADILEAISPLGAALTSYPHAPAGPTDGLDLEVQRTLDAVPVLRPAPAQRIAVTAGLDTDTVQECLETLADADLVEYLDSGWRLSPNHRRSLGTA from the coding sequence GTGGTGGAGCCTGGGGATCCGGCGGCGCTGGAGGCGTTCGACGGGCTGTCTGCGCGTGAGGTCTGGGACCTTCTGCGCACCGGCGCACCTCGCGTCGAGCGGTGGGCCAATCGGCTCGCGAACACGGATCCGGAGCGAGATCTCGCGCGCGTACGGGCGGTAGGCGGGCGATTCGTCATACCGGGCGACGACGAGTGGCCGGAGCAGGTCGAAGTACTCGCAGATGCCGGACAGCAATCTCGTCGAGGAGGCGTTCCGTACGGCCTCTGGGTTCGCGGCCCGGGCAACCTCCGCGAGGCGCTGGCGAAGTCCGTCGCCATCGTCGGATCGCGCGCCTGTTCGTCGTACGGCGAGCATGCGGCTGCCGAACTCGCCGCCGGGCTGGCCGACAACGAGGTGACTGTGGTGTCAGGCGGCGCGTACGGAATCGATGCTGCTGCTCACCGCGGCGCACTCGCCGGCTCCGGGATGACGATCGCAGTACTCGCCTGCGGTGTTGACGTCTGCTATCCGAAGCGCAACACCGCACTCTTCGACCGAATCGCGACTGAAGGGCTGATCGTGAGCGAGTTGCCACCCGGTTGCTCGCCCACCAAGTTGCGGTTCCTCGCTCGCAACCGGCTGATCGCAGCAAGCACCCTCGGGACTCTGGTGGTCGAAGCCGCAGTACGAAGCGGCGCACTGAACAGCGCCGGCTGGGCCGAGCAGTGCGGGCGAGCCGTGCTGGCGGTCCCCGGGCCGATCACCTCCCGCATGTCCGAAGGCGCGCACCTCCTCGTGCGCGAACGCAACGCCGTTCTGGTCACGAGCATCGCCGACATCCTCGAAGCGATCTCGCCACTCGGCGCCGCGCTCACCTCATACCCGCACGCTCCCGCAGGCCCCACCGACGGTCTGGACTTGGAAGTCCAACGCACGCTCGACGCGGTCCCGGTCCTCAGACCAGCGCCCGCCCAACGCATCGCCGTCACGGCCGGCCTGGACACCGACACAGTCCAAGAATGCCTAGAAACCCTCGCCGACGCAGACCTCGTCGAATACCTCGACTCCGGCTGGCGCCTCTCCCCCAACCACCGCCGCTCCCTAGGCACCGCTTGA
- a CDS encoding YifB family Mg chelatase-like AAA ATPase translates to MPLAQAWSVALVGLEGHLVEVEADIAQGLPKTTLIGLPDTSLSEARDRVRAAVVNSGERFPDRKVTIGLSPATLPKTGSHYDVAIACALLAAAGVVEGQRLRQAAMIGELGLDGRVREVRGALAMTLAAARSGFERIVVPELNAGEARLVPGIAVYGVRSLRQVLAILRGVEIPDEEPPRAEPRLLSESLTRVPEVDLDDVLGQHEGRRAIEAAAAGGHHLYLHGPPGSGKTMLAERLAGLMPDLSTDDSLEVSAVHSLAGLLTGDAELVVRPPFIAPHHTASLSSLVGGGSGMPRPGAISCAHRGILFIDEAPEMHPLTLDTLRQPLESGFIEVHRAAAVAKFPARFMLVLAANPCPCGQSGTPYGLCSCTPQVLHRYRQRISGPIKDRIDIQRQILPAARGGEDGEKPESTAVVAERVQAARDRQTFRYRETGWLLNSQIPGPLLRRQFQLDPVSQKMLENLYTEGRLTARGFDRVVRLAWTLADLEGIAQPTPELTHQAYQLRSGEPLTPLSDQRPIR, encoded by the coding sequence ATGCCGCTCGCCCAGGCGTGGTCCGTCGCCCTGGTCGGCCTGGAAGGTCACCTGGTCGAGGTCGAGGCCGACATCGCGCAAGGATTGCCGAAGACGACCCTGATCGGCCTGCCGGACACCTCGTTGTCGGAGGCAAGAGATCGGGTGCGCGCGGCGGTCGTCAACTCCGGCGAGCGATTCCCGGACCGCAAGGTGACCATCGGCCTGTCCCCCGCCACACTTCCGAAGACCGGCTCCCATTACGACGTCGCGATCGCCTGCGCTCTACTGGCCGCTGCCGGTGTGGTCGAAGGCCAACGGCTGCGGCAGGCCGCCATGATTGGCGAGCTCGGCCTCGACGGCCGTGTCCGCGAGGTGCGCGGCGCGCTCGCGATGACCCTGGCCGCGGCGCGTTCCGGCTTCGAGCGCATCGTGGTCCCGGAGCTGAACGCCGGCGAGGCGCGGCTGGTGCCAGGCATCGCGGTGTACGGCGTCCGTTCGCTGCGCCAGGTGCTCGCGATTCTCCGCGGTGTCGAGATTCCCGACGAAGAGCCGCCGCGGGCTGAGCCGCGGCTGCTCTCTGAATCACTGACCCGTGTTCCCGAAGTGGATCTCGACGACGTGCTCGGCCAGCACGAGGGCCGCCGCGCGATCGAAGCAGCCGCGGCTGGCGGGCATCATCTCTACCTGCACGGCCCACCCGGTTCGGGCAAGACGATGCTGGCGGAACGCCTTGCTGGATTGATGCCTGACCTCAGCACAGACGACTCGCTCGAGGTGTCAGCGGTGCACTCACTGGCAGGGCTTCTCACCGGCGACGCCGAGCTCGTGGTCAGGCCGCCTTTCATCGCACCGCATCACACGGCTTCGCTGTCCAGCCTCGTCGGCGGCGGCTCGGGCATGCCCCGCCCTGGAGCCATCAGCTGCGCGCACCGCGGCATTCTCTTCATCGACGAGGCGCCGGAAATGCACCCGTTGACGCTGGACACTCTGCGGCAGCCGCTGGAGTCCGGGTTCATCGAGGTGCACCGAGCAGCGGCCGTGGCGAAGTTCCCGGCCAGGTTCATGCTCGTGCTCGCAGCCAACCCCTGCCCCTGCGGCCAATCCGGTACGCCGTACGGGCTCTGCAGTTGCACTCCGCAGGTTCTGCACCGCTACCGGCAGCGGATCAGTGGGCCGATCAAGGACCGCATCGACATCCAGCGCCAGATCCTGCCGGCCGCACGCGGCGGTGAGGACGGCGAGAAGCCGGAGTCCACGGCCGTCGTCGCCGAGCGGGTGCAGGCCGCCCGCGATCGTCAGACCTTCCGCTACCGCGAGACCGGCTGGCTCCTGAACAGCCAGATCCCCGGACCGCTGCTGCGACGACAGTTCCAGCTCGACCCGGTCAGCCAGAAGATGCTCGAGAACCTCTACACCGAAGGCCGCCTGACCGCCCGCGGCTTCGACCGCGTAGTCCGCCTCGCCTGGACCCTGGCCGATCTCGAAGGCATCGCCCAGCCAACCCCAGAACTGACCCACCAGGCCTATCAACTCCGCAGCGGCGAACCCCTCACCCCACTGTCCGACCAACGACCCATCAGGTGA
- a CDS encoding YraN family protein codes for MRATQAIGQYGEDLAAKHLTAAGFAILERNWRCELGEIDIVARDGDTLVVCEVKTRRGLNYGSPLESITYRKLAKLRSLAGRWLSQHGTRPGQIRIDVVAVLVPHGGRPTIDHVKGVA; via the coding sequence ATGCGAGCCACACAAGCAATCGGGCAGTACGGCGAGGATCTCGCCGCGAAACATCTGACAGCGGCCGGTTTCGCCATTCTGGAGCGGAACTGGCGCTGCGAGCTGGGCGAGATCGACATCGTCGCCCGCGACGGCGACACCCTGGTCGTCTGCGAGGTGAAGACCCGGCGCGGGCTCAATTACGGCTCGCCGCTGGAGTCGATCACCTACCGCAAGCTGGCGAAGCTGCGCAGCCTGGCCGGCCGCTGGCTCAGCCAGCACGGCACCCGGCCGGGCCAGATCCGGATCGACGTGGTCGCCGTCCTCGTCCCGCACGGCGGCCGGCCGACCATCGACCACGTCAAGGGCGTGGCCTGA
- a CDS encoding APC family permease — protein MAPSANGQTVGRRLPVESAFTRVEDARHRLPRLFGRRDLVVLGLGVMIGSGIFSLSGKEAATVAGPAVILSFLIAALVCVLAAACYAELSSTIPVSGSAYTFSYVTFGEMWAWLVGWALVLELVTAAAIVARVWSAYFLATLDGFGVTLPHSLAQFFGPDAKVNLVAPLLLLLLTAMIVTGTKLSSRVLTVVVAAKVAVILLVVIIGATHINWANYHPFIPMRRAAQATASPTLLSWIVDSSFGTFGVMGIFTAASSIVFAFIGFDLIATASEDARNPRKTVPQGMLLGVGAVTILYVAMAVVLVGLRPYGQLGGPAPVSEAMDSVGIGWAADVVNLGALLALMTVIMVVLIAQSRVLFNMGRDGLLPKSLGRVSRVYSSPARAASAAGVAAVILTLYPNVIDLEELLVIGALFCFAFCAVGVLRLRRTEPNLERGFRVPMVPLVPLLSLGATLWLMLNLKTSTWWMFIVWMVFGLAVYGLYGRWHSRLANEESWDFEIGDTDPGSGGLQAIRPTDSDTSELRAIRTPPKPTRGKHMRN, from the coding sequence ATGGCCCCCTCAGCGAACGGACAGACCGTAGGCCGGCGCCTGCCGGTCGAGTCGGCGTTCACTCGAGTCGAGGATGCGAGGCACCGTCTGCCACGCCTGTTCGGCCGGCGCGACCTAGTCGTGCTCGGCCTGGGTGTGATGATCGGGTCCGGCATCTTCAGCCTCAGCGGCAAGGAGGCGGCGACCGTCGCCGGACCTGCCGTGATCTTGTCGTTCCTGATCGCTGCGCTCGTCTGCGTGCTCGCGGCCGCCTGCTACGCCGAACTGTCCTCGACCATCCCCGTTTCCGGTAGCGCCTACACGTTCAGCTATGTGACGTTCGGCGAGATGTGGGCCTGGCTGGTCGGCTGGGCGCTCGTACTCGAACTCGTCACCGCGGCCGCGATCGTGGCCCGAGTCTGGTCGGCGTACTTCCTGGCGACCCTGGACGGTTTCGGCGTCACGCTGCCCCACAGCCTCGCGCAGTTCTTCGGCCCCGACGCCAAAGTGAACCTGGTCGCGCCACTGCTGTTGCTGCTGCTGACGGCGATGATCGTCACCGGCACGAAGCTGTCGTCCCGGGTGCTGACCGTCGTCGTGGCGGCCAAGGTCGCCGTGATTCTCCTGGTCGTCATCATCGGCGCCACACACATCAACTGGGCGAACTACCACCCGTTCATCCCGATGCGCCGCGCCGCCCAGGCCACCGCCAGCCCGACGTTGCTCAGCTGGATCGTGGACTCCTCGTTCGGCACGTTCGGCGTGATGGGCATCTTCACCGCCGCCAGCTCGATCGTCTTCGCCTTCATCGGCTTCGACCTGATCGCGACCGCGTCGGAGGACGCGCGCAACCCGCGCAAGACGGTCCCTCAAGGCATGCTCCTCGGAGTCGGCGCCGTCACCATCCTGTACGTCGCGATGGCCGTCGTCCTCGTCGGTCTGCGGCCCTACGGTCAGCTGGGCGGGCCCGCTCCGGTCTCGGAGGCGATGGACTCGGTCGGGATCGGCTGGGCCGCCGACGTGGTCAACCTCGGCGCCTTGCTCGCCCTGATGACCGTGATCATGGTGGTGTTGATCGCGCAGAGCCGGGTGCTGTTCAACATGGGTCGTGACGGGCTGCTTCCGAAGAGCCTGGGCCGGGTCAGCCGCGTCTACTCGTCCCCCGCCCGCGCCGCCAGTGCCGCGGGCGTCGCAGCCGTGATCCTCACGCTGTACCCGAACGTGATCGACCTCGAAGAGCTGCTCGTCATCGGTGCCCTGTTCTGCTTCGCCTTCTGCGCGGTCGGCGTGCTCAGGCTCCGGCGGACCGAGCCGAACCTCGAGCGCGGTTTCCGGGTGCCGATGGTGCCGCTCGTCCCGCTGCTGTCACTCGGCGCGACACTGTGGCTGATGCTGAACCTGAAGACCAGCACCTGGTGGATGTTCATCGTCTGGATGGTGTTCGGACTCGCCGTCTACGGTCTCTACGGTCGCTGGCACAGCCGGCTGGCCAACGAGGAGAGCTGGGACTTCGAGATCGGCGACACCGATCCGGGCAGTGGTGGCCTGCAAGCCATCCGTCCCACCGACTCGGACACCTCCGAGCTCCGGGCGATCCGGACGCCACCGAAGCCGACGCGCGGCAAACACATGCGCAACTGA
- a CDS encoding tyrosine recombinase XerC, translating to MVPDDVSEIPALSEDFTALLADYERHLTAERDLSEHSVRAYLGDIADLLDHLTRLGHDADLNGLDIRGLRSWLAKQQSLGKARSTMARRATAARVFTAWAQRTGRIQTDPGALLASPKPHRPLPGVLGQADTRAVLDAAAVAADDGSPVGLRDLAIMELLYATGIRVGELCALDIDEVDSSRRVVRVFGKGRKERSVPYGVPAAEALETWIRTARPKLAQPGSGPALFLGARGGRIDPRTVRRVVHARIGAVDAPDLSPHGLRHTAATHLLEGGADLRSVQELLGHASLATTQVYTHVSGDRLRRAYEQAHPRA from the coding sequence ATGGTGCCGGACGATGTCAGCGAAATCCCTGCTCTGTCGGAAGATTTCACTGCGTTACTGGCTGACTACGAACGGCACTTGACGGCGGAAAGAGACCTCAGCGAACACTCGGTGCGAGCGTACCTCGGTGATATCGCGGACCTGCTGGACCATTTGACTCGGCTTGGTCACGATGCTGATCTGAACGGACTCGACATCCGCGGCCTGCGCTCCTGGCTCGCCAAGCAACAGAGTCTGGGCAAGGCACGCAGCACCATGGCGCGCCGTGCGACGGCCGCGCGAGTGTTCACCGCGTGGGCCCAGCGGACCGGGCGCATCCAGACCGACCCTGGTGCGCTGCTGGCCAGCCCCAAGCCACACAGGCCACTGCCCGGTGTGCTCGGCCAGGCCGATACCCGCGCCGTCCTGGACGCAGCGGCCGTCGCAGCCGACGACGGCAGCCCCGTCGGCCTGCGCGACCTGGCCATCATGGAACTGCTCTACGCCACCGGCATCCGAGTCGGAGAACTCTGCGCGCTCGACATCGACGAGGTCGACTCGTCCCGCCGGGTGGTCCGCGTCTTCGGCAAGGGCCGCAAGGAGCGGTCCGTCCCGTACGGCGTACCGGCGGCCGAAGCGCTCGAGACCTGGATCCGGACCGCCCGGCCGAAGTTGGCACAGCCCGGAAGCGGACCGGCTCTCTTTCTCGGTGCGCGGGGTGGACGGATCGATCCACGGACCGTACGTCGGGTCGTCCACGCCCGGATCGGCGCCGTCGACGCGCCGGATCTGTCGCCGCACGGCCTGCGGCACACGGCGGCGACGCACCTGCTCGAAGGGGGAGCCGACCTTCGCAGCGTGCAGGAGTTGCTCGGCCATGCGTCGCTGGCGACCACGCAGGTCTACACCCATGTCTCGGGGGACAGACTGCGACGCGCGTACGAACAAGCCCATCCACGCGCCTGA
- a CDS encoding RrF2 family transcriptional regulator, with translation MRVSAKSDYALRALIEITQRWLASDPTVVSAEELSRAQGIPHGFLQGILADLRRAGVLSSQRGQSGGWKLAVDPNKISVADVMRAVDGPIVSISGVRPESVDYNEQAVVLQRVWIAARASLRDVLEHTTLTDLAKGKLPAGVERRSRDEDAWQARVQGS, from the coding sequence ATGCGGGTTTCGGCGAAGTCTGACTATGCGTTGCGAGCGCTGATCGAGATCACTCAGCGCTGGCTGGCGAGCGACCCCACGGTGGTGTCCGCCGAGGAGCTCAGTCGTGCCCAGGGGATTCCGCACGGTTTCTTGCAGGGCATCCTCGCCGATCTGCGCCGGGCCGGGGTGTTGTCCAGCCAGCGCGGGCAGTCCGGTGGCTGGAAGCTCGCGGTCGATCCGAACAAGATCTCGGTCGCCGATGTGATGAGAGCCGTCGACGGGCCGATCGTGAGCATCTCGGGCGTACGGCCGGAAAGCGTCGACTACAACGAACAAGCGGTCGTCCTGCAGCGGGTGTGGATCGCCGCCCGTGCGAGTCTGCGGGACGTTCTGGAGCACACGACGCTGACAGACCTTGCCAAGGGCAAGCTTCCCGCCGGGGTGGAGCGTCGCTCCCGCGACGAGGACGCCTGGCAGGCGCGGGTTCAGGGCAGCTGA
- a CDS encoding M23 family metallopeptidase, with protein MKPTQQTPARRTHLPAASVSRAAARRGALLAATLSAFAAVALALALPPPATAAPPGAEPSPAVWPLTPRPEIVRGFELPAKPWLPGHRGLDLSGSPGQPVLSATKGTITYAGPLAGRGVVVVTNGPLRTTYEPVIASTHVGATVAPGDQLGTLSSAGTHCPPRTCLHWGLRRAATYLNPLTLLTASPVRLLPLAPPPTTGHLLSTNSSTSTAEPQANDPLDPRTSPPVLSPDRDPEPGFHHDSGRGSGDASTPGSLRGSGLAPAVVVGLSAALTLAGGLLIRRH; from the coding sequence ATGAAGCCAACTCAGCAGACCCCCGCCCGCCGCACCCACCTGCCCGCCGCCTCCGTGTCACGCGCCGCCGCACGGCGGGGCGCGCTCCTCGCCGCCACCCTCTCAGCTTTCGCCGCTGTCGCCCTCGCCCTCGCCTTGCCGCCACCCGCCACGGCCGCACCACCCGGCGCCGAGCCGTCGCCCGCCGTCTGGCCGCTCACTCCACGCCCAGAAATCGTGCGTGGCTTCGAACTGCCCGCCAAGCCCTGGCTCCCCGGCCACCGAGGCCTCGACCTGTCCGGCTCCCCCGGCCAACCGGTCCTCTCAGCCACCAAAGGCACCATCACGTACGCCGGTCCGCTGGCCGGCCGCGGCGTCGTCGTGGTGACCAACGGCCCACTCCGCACCACCTACGAGCCCGTCATCGCCTCAACCCACGTCGGCGCCACCGTCGCTCCCGGCGACCAACTAGGCACCCTCTCCTCGGCAGGCACCCACTGCCCACCGCGCACCTGCCTCCACTGGGGCCTCCGCCGAGCCGCCACCTACCTGAACCCGCTCACACTCCTCACTGCAAGCCCCGTGCGCCTACTCCCCCTCGCGCCACCCCCCACGACCGGACACCTCCTCAGCACCAACAGCTCAACCAGCACCGCCGAGCCACAGGCCAACGACCCCCTCGATCCCCGCACCAGCCCCCCGGTTCTCAGCCCAGACCGCGACCCCGAACCTGGCTTCCACCACGACTCCGGGCGCGGCTCCGGGGATGCCTCCACGCCTGGCTCGCTGCGCGGCTCCGGACTGGCACCCGCGGTCGTCGTGGGCCTCTCAGCGGCGCTCACGCTGGCCGGCGGCCTCTTGATCAGACGCCACTGA
- the rpsB gene encoding 30S ribosomal protein S2, whose amino-acid sequence MAVVTMKQLLESGVHFGHQTRRWNPKMKRFIFTERNGIYIIDLQQSLSYIDRAYEFVRSTVASGGAILFVGTKKQAQEAIAEQATRVGMPYVNQRWLGGMLTNFQTVNKRLQRLKELELLDFDDVAASGVTKKELLQKRREHDKLLKTLGGIRDMARVPAAVWIVDTKKEHLAVDEARKLKLPIIGILDTNCDPDEVDFPIPGNDDAIRSVGLLTRVVADAVADGLMSRGGQGAAAAGEELGAEEPLAAWERELLESQNGAATEAKADEAPAAEAKTEEAAVAATDEVADNAPVAESAAVAETIAKADDTPVEGTEAPKTEA is encoded by the coding sequence ATGGCCGTCGTGACCATGAAGCAGCTGCTCGAGAGCGGCGTCCACTTCGGGCACCAGACCCGTCGCTGGAACCCGAAGATGAAGCGATTCATCTTCACCGAGCGCAACGGCATCTACATCATCGACCTGCAGCAGTCGCTGTCGTACATCGACCGCGCCTACGAGTTCGTCCGGAGCACCGTCGCCTCCGGCGGCGCGATCCTGTTCGTCGGCACCAAGAAGCAGGCCCAGGAAGCGATCGCCGAGCAGGCGACCCGGGTCGGCATGCCGTACGTGAACCAGCGCTGGCTGGGCGGCATGCTCACCAACTTCCAGACCGTCAACAAGCGGCTCCAGCGGCTCAAGGAGCTCGAGCTGCTGGACTTCGACGACGTCGCCGCCTCCGGCGTGACGAAGAAGGAGCTGCTGCAGAAGCGTCGCGAGCACGACAAGCTGCTCAAGACCCTCGGCGGTATCCGTGACATGGCCCGCGTTCCGGCCGCCGTCTGGATCGTCGACACCAAGAAGGAGCACCTCGCCGTCGACGAGGCGCGCAAGCTGAAGCTGCCGATCATCGGCATCCTGGACACCAACTGCGACCCGGACGAGGTCGACTTCCCGATCCCGGGCAACGACGACGCGATCCGTTCGGTCGGCCTGCTGACCCGCGTGGTCGCCGACGCCGTCGCCGACGGGCTCATGTCGCGTGGCGGCCAGGGCGCTGCCGCGGCCGGCGAGGAGCTGGGTGCCGAGGAGCCGCTGGCGGCGTGGGAGCGCGAGCTGCTGGAGAGCCAGAACGGCGCCGCCACGGAGGCCAAGGCCGACGAGGCCCCCGCCGCCGAGGCGAAGACCGAGGAGGCTGCGGTCGCCGCGACCGACGAGGTTGCCGACAACGCGCCGGTGGCCGAGTCCGCCGCTGTCGCCGAGACCATCGCCAAGGCCGACGACACGCCGGTCGAGGGCACCGAGGCGCCGAAGACCGAGGCCTGA